The genomic stretch ATGGTCTCATTTTCCCCGACCTTGGTCGTGAGGCGCAGGTGATCGCACGGCGTTTCGCCGATCTTCTCGCTCCCGACGTAGGCTCCCGAGGTGTGGCCGGCTACTACCAGGGGGGCGAAGGGGTATTTCGCGAGCAGGGACTCGATGAGCGGGGTGTAGAGCACCACCCGGCCATATTTCAATTTCGTCGACATCGTGAAGAGGTCGCCGACATCAGCGGGCGCGGGGGAGGCGATGTATTCCTTCTTGCCCGGGGCGGGGAAGGGGAAGGCGAAGTAGGCGGTCGCCGTCTTGCCGTCGGAAAGGAGCATGCCCCCCATGATGCCTCCCTGATTCGTCGAGGCGAAGCAGCCGGGGCGGGAGAGGGCGAGATGGAAATCGGCACCGGTTTCCGTCTTCGTCTGCAGCGCCGTGATGCTGTTCTTGAGGACCACGTGCTCCTCGACCTGGAAGGTCTTGAGCCCGGCATAAAAGGCGCTCGCGGCACCAAGGATTTCCGTG from Verrucomicrobium sp. GAS474 encodes the following:
- a CDS encoding DUF2092 domain-containing protein; amino-acid sequence: MKSSPLIFGLALSCCLCFRALGDESSGLDAKSTEILGAASAFYAGLKTFQVEEHVVLKNSITALQTKTETGADFHLALSRPGCFASTNQGGIMGGMLLSDGKTATAYFAFPFPAPGKKEYIASPAPADVGDLFTMSTKLKYGRVVLYTPLIESLLAKYPFAPLVVAGHTSGAYVGSEKIGETPCDHLRLTTKVGENETITDLWFTSGAAPLLQQAETSSMMPGRTFSYTFAFSGWKTNEPVPPEQFTFTPPEGAVPVSEFSMPERKSETPPWVKKDGP